A single window of Paenibacillus sp. FSL H8-0537 DNA harbors:
- a CDS encoding PLP-dependent aminotransferase family protein: MLKVNRDDERPIWQQLLDQAIHNITTGNWPPGELLLPTRELALLVGVSRSTIQIVYEELFSRGYTVTSRRGGTRVSDWTHKTRFMEDVIARGPVTPELPLLNDAVSQLQNWFRGKENRNVEIDFSPHEPYLDQHFQTNWRHSFLQASKETDLTSWAYGNPYGFVPLREQIQRYLSLERGVHVHIDQIILTSGAQHSLDLIAQALLNEGETVCVEDPGFPASWMAMKYRRMNVVPVPVDDYGIQADRIPPQSKLVYVTPSHQCAVGVITSEPRRQQLLHMAAQHQFWIVEDDYDSEFRYRGDPLPTLFSQQPQNTLYMMSFSKMVAPGIRISAIVGPTEAIRQLAHVHELTYRHLPIMEQLTLAHFIEHGHFMRHMRRVRNVYRRRHEAMTKAIIATGLSERFKLSGVETGLHMLLEAEESFDEESATNQALEKGIRVYPLSKYCLESDRKGWVLGFAKVDESAIETGIHRLAELLL, encoded by the coding sequence ATGCTAAAAGTTAACCGTGACGACGAACGCCCCATCTGGCAGCAGCTGCTTGATCAAGCTATCCATAATATCACAACCGGAAATTGGCCTCCCGGCGAATTGCTGCTACCTACCCGCGAACTCGCGCTACTCGTCGGTGTCTCTCGCTCAACTATACAAATTGTTTATGAGGAATTATTCAGCCGTGGCTACACGGTTACTTCCCGGCGCGGCGGCACAAGAGTAAGTGACTGGACCCACAAAACCCGTTTCATGGAGGATGTTATAGCTCGGGGGCCTGTTACTCCCGAGCTGCCTTTATTAAACGATGCAGTCAGCCAGTTACAAAATTGGTTTAGAGGAAAGGAAAATAGAAATGTGGAGATCGATTTCAGCCCACACGAGCCTTATTTGGATCAACATTTTCAAACGAACTGGAGACACTCCTTTTTACAAGCCTCCAAAGAAACGGATCTAACCAGCTGGGCTTACGGCAACCCCTATGGTTTCGTGCCGCTGCGCGAGCAGATTCAACGTTATTTGTCACTTGAGCGAGGCGTCCATGTTCATATCGATCAAATAATATTAACTTCGGGCGCACAGCATAGTCTGGATTTAATTGCCCAAGCCCTGTTAAATGAAGGAGAAACCGTTTGCGTTGAAGATCCCGGCTTTCCCGCTTCATGGATGGCGATGAAATATCGGCGGATGAATGTGGTTCCCGTCCCTGTCGACGATTACGGAATACAAGCAGACCGTATTCCTCCTCAATCAAAGCTTGTTTATGTTACGCCTTCACATCAGTGTGCAGTTGGAGTGATTACGTCGGAGCCTCGCAGACAGCAATTGCTGCATATGGCGGCTCAACATCAATTTTGGATAGTTGAGGACGACTACGATAGCGAGTTTCGATATCGCGGCGACCCACTCCCAACCTTGTTTAGCCAGCAGCCTCAGAACACACTGTATATGATGAGCTTTTCCAAAATGGTCGCTCCTGGCATTCGGATATCCGCGATCGTTGGTCCAACAGAGGCCATTCGCCAGCTTGCCCATGTCCATGAATTAACCTATCGCCATCTTCCGATTATGGAGCAATTGACGCTTGCTCATTTTATCGAGCACGGGCATTTCATGCGTCATATGAGAAGAGTCAGAAATGTATATCGGCGCAGACACGAAGCCATGACAAAGGCTATCATCGCGACCGGTCTAAGTGAACGTTTTAAACTTAGCGGTGTAGAGACGGGATTACATATGCTTCTTGAAGCTGAAGAATCATTTGATGAAGAATCCGCAACAAACCAAGCGCTCGAAAAAGGCATACGTGTTTATCCACTTAGCAAGTATTGTTTGGAAAGCGATCGAAAAGGATGGGTGCTCGGCTTTGCTAAAGTAGACGAGTCAGCAATAGAGACAGGCATTCATCGTCTTGCGGAGCTGCTTTTATAA
- a CDS encoding benzoate/H(+) symporter BenE family transporter gives MNPTSSSLRGRDWISPTIAALISVIVNYGGTFILVFQAAKVAGLSPEMTASWILSISVGVGITGIWLSYRYREPIITAWSTPGVAFLVSVLAITPYEEAIGAYIISALGFIILGISGMFERFVRLIPPGIASGLLAGILLQFGISAFGGAKADPLLVIVLFAAYVLLRRYTSRYAIVGILIIGLIYLISLGKVDFSTIKLAIASPVFIVPEFSLHALLGVALPLFIITLTGQYMPGMLVLRNDGFKTSANPILIVTGLGSLFAAPFGSHAFNVAAITAAICTGKDAHEDSTKRYLAGIVCGIFYMVVGIFGVTLAALFLILPATFIATLAGLALLGTIGSSLANALTEPKGRETALITFLATAANVTLLGVGGAFWGLVAGLAAHILIHGQFRHKPYRNSGIQHVEQK, from the coding sequence ATGAACCCAACATCATCTTCACTGCGCGGCCGTGATTGGATATCGCCCACTATAGCTGCTTTAATATCTGTCATTGTCAACTACGGCGGGACATTTATTCTCGTATTTCAGGCGGCAAAAGTCGCGGGTCTGAGCCCCGAAATGACCGCTTCATGGATATTGTCGATTTCCGTTGGTGTGGGGATAACGGGAATATGGCTGAGCTATCGATACCGTGAACCGATTATTACAGCTTGGTCAACACCAGGTGTGGCTTTTCTCGTGTCGGTATTAGCGATAACCCCCTATGAGGAAGCAATTGGCGCTTATATCATCTCTGCTTTAGGATTTATTATTTTAGGAATATCGGGAATGTTCGAAAGGTTTGTCCGGCTTATTCCTCCAGGCATTGCTTCTGGTCTGCTGGCAGGTATTTTACTGCAGTTTGGTATTTCAGCCTTTGGCGGAGCGAAAGCTGATCCGTTGCTGGTCATTGTCTTATTTGCTGCTTATGTACTATTAAGAAGGTATACGTCCCGTTATGCTATCGTCGGCATTTTAATCATTGGGCTTATTTATTTAATAAGCTTGGGAAAAGTAGATTTCAGCACGATCAAATTAGCTATTGCGTCGCCGGTATTCATTGTTCCTGAGTTTTCGCTTCATGCTCTTTTGGGTGTTGCCTTGCCATTGTTCATTATTACATTGACGGGACAATATATGCCTGGGATGCTAGTTTTGCGAAATGATGGGTTTAAGACGAGTGCAAATCCAATTTTGATCGTAACGGGCTTGGGCTCACTTTTTGCAGCGCCATTTGGCTCGCATGCTTTCAATGTAGCAGCCATTACAGCGGCGATTTGTACAGGTAAAGATGCGCATGAGGATTCAACAAAACGTTACCTTGCGGGTATTGTCTGTGGCATTTTTTACATGGTTGTTGGGATATTCGGTGTGACGCTGGCTGCTCTGTTTCTAATTCTTCCAGCTACCTTCATCGCGACGTTAGCGGGGCTCGCATTGCTCGGGACAATTGGCAGCAGCCTTGCTAACGCTTTAACTGAGCCTAAGGGCCGTGAGACAGCGCTGATTACTTTTTTGGCAACGGCTGCAAATGTTACCTTACTTGGTGTTGGCGGTGCATTCTGGGGTCTTGTTGCAGGCTTGGCTGCGCATATTTTGATACATGGACAATTTCGCCACAAGCCATATAGGAACAGTGGAATACAACATGTTGAACAAAAATAA
- a CDS encoding family 78 glycoside hydrolase catalytic domain, with translation MKIVNLKTNRIVNPLGFTLDKPRFSYVVTDTSAKKQTKAQIQVALDEAFTAIIFDSGQSADIDSLSYEWNAELLPRTRYFWRVTVWADNGDTATSEPAWFETAKMGDAWTASWISPELDKHIHPVLFHTFSLPGEIVSARAYVCGLGLYEMELNGVKAGDEYLTPLYNAYHKWLQYQTYDVTPLLQAGENKIEVSLGNGWYKGRFGFDGGEENIYGDEFALLAEIIVTFKDGSTQVIGTDQSWSARRSKMIESNIYDGEKYDATFVDTSVYQVKAADLGFDRLMARLSLPVVVKERLAPVEVLTTPAGETVIDLGQNMVGWLQFRTNAPAGTVIRLQYGEVLQNGNFYRENLRTAKAEYVYTANGDEATVRPYFTFYGFRFVKVEGWHGELDPKDFTGCVVYSDMEQTGHFETSNPQVNRLFLNALWGQKGNFLDTPTDCPQRDERMGWTGDAQVFSGTACFNMDSYAFFSKFGYDLYQEQKDQGGMVPMVIPAGIVPGGGSSAWGDAATIIPWNVYLHSGDKAILEQQFESMRGWVDFIRKTEEESGGKRLWTTGFHFGDWLALDGSNPDTPMGGTDTHLIASAYYCYSSELVAKAARVLQKVELAKQYEQLAAEIRAAIKDEFFTANGRFAVDTQTGYAVALFMNLVPDEFRSRIAADLRMRMRADNHHLRTGFVGTPYLNRVLSAEGSNDIAYTLLLNNDYPSWLYAVELGATTIWERWNAILPDGSLSSTGMNSLNHYAYGAVVEWMYRHVAGLNPAEDKPGFRHAILAPQPNLRLQWAKAVVHTAAGLYRSEWSIDEAGKLVFSFTIPFHATATVLLPDAIVSNVIINGVNLDESEIEGEQAGEAVSLLLDSGIYELSYVPSKPYKKTFSTRTTIDELLGVKEAKAILVEFIPIAAAMTPGMAGPMGAASIRDLASYPGYEATEEQLNKLDKALKAIPIS, from the coding sequence ATGAAAATCGTAAATTTGAAAACGAACCGTATCGTCAACCCGTTAGGCTTCACTTTAGATAAACCGCGCTTTTCCTATGTAGTAACGGATACATCCGCGAAGAAGCAGACCAAGGCACAAATTCAGGTCGCCTTGGATGAAGCATTTACAGCCATTATCTTCGACAGCGGACAATCAGCCGATATTGACAGCCTTTCCTATGAATGGAATGCAGAGCTATTACCGCGCACTCGCTACTTCTGGCGGGTTACGGTGTGGGCGGATAATGGAGATACGGCAACAAGCGAGCCCGCCTGGTTTGAGACTGCGAAGATGGGTGACGCATGGACTGCCAGCTGGATCTCTCCCGAATTGGACAAGCACATTCACCCTGTTCTGTTCCACACCTTCAGCCTGCCAGGAGAAATCGTATCTGCACGCGCATACGTCTGCGGACTGGGCTTGTACGAAATGGAGCTGAACGGCGTCAAGGCAGGAGATGAATACCTGACGCCATTATACAATGCTTATCATAAATGGCTGCAATATCAGACTTATGATGTGACTCCACTGCTGCAAGCCGGAGAGAACAAGATTGAAGTTAGCCTTGGAAACGGCTGGTACAAGGGGCGCTTCGGTTTCGATGGCGGAGAAGAAAATATTTATGGGGACGAATTTGCGCTGCTAGCGGAAATTATAGTGACATTCAAGGACGGGTCCACGCAAGTGATTGGAACCGATCAAAGCTGGTCTGCGCGGAGAAGCAAGATGATTGAAAGCAATATTTATGATGGCGAGAAATATGATGCTACGTTTGTGGATACTAGTGTATATCAGGTGAAAGCAGCGGATCTGGGCTTTGATCGGTTAATGGCTCGGCTCAGCTTGCCAGTGGTCGTGAAGGAACGGCTTGCGCCTGTGGAGGTTCTGACCACCCCTGCGGGCGAAACGGTTATTGATCTGGGCCAGAATATGGTTGGCTGGCTGCAGTTCCGCACGAATGCACCAGCCGGAACCGTCATTCGGCTGCAGTATGGCGAAGTGCTGCAAAACGGTAATTTCTATCGGGAAAATTTGCGCACGGCCAAGGCGGAATATGTGTATACAGCAAATGGGGATGAAGCGACTGTACGCCCTTATTTTACCTTTTACGGCTTCCGTTTTGTAAAGGTGGAGGGATGGCATGGCGAGCTTGATCCGAAGGACTTTACAGGCTGCGTCGTTTATTCGGATATGGAGCAGACTGGGCATTTTGAGACAAGTAACCCACAAGTCAACCGCTTGTTCCTGAATGCGTTATGGGGACAGAAGGGCAATTTCCTAGACACGCCAACGGACTGTCCGCAGCGTGACGAGCGAATGGGCTGGACCGGAGATGCCCAGGTGTTCTCGGGCACGGCTTGCTTTAATATGGATTCATACGCATTTTTCAGCAAATTCGGCTACGATTTGTACCAGGAGCAGAAGGATCAAGGCGGTATGGTGCCGATGGTTATACCGGCTGGCATCGTACCTGGAGGCGGCTCCAGCGCTTGGGGCGATGCCGCGACGATCATTCCTTGGAACGTCTATTTGCATTCCGGTGATAAAGCGATTCTCGAACAACAATTCGAGAGCATGCGCGGCTGGGTAGATTTTATCAGAAAAACGGAGGAGGAGTCAGGGGGTAAACGGCTGTGGACAACCGGCTTCCACTTCGGAGACTGGCTTGCGCTTGATGGTTCGAATCCAGACACGCCTATGGGCGGAACGGATACCCATCTGATCGCAAGCGCCTATTACTGCTACTCATCCGAATTGGTCGCAAAGGCTGCAAGGGTATTGCAAAAGGTGGAGCTTGCCAAGCAGTATGAGCAGCTGGCTGCGGAAATTCGTGCGGCGATTAAAGATGAATTTTTTACCGCGAATGGACGATTTGCAGTGGACACCCAAACCGGGTATGCGGTTGCTTTGTTTATGAATTTAGTGCCAGATGAGTTCCGCTCCCGCATAGCCGCCGATTTGCGCATGCGTATGCGTGCTGACAACCATCATCTGCGGACCGGCTTCGTTGGCACGCCATATTTGAATCGTGTTTTGTCTGCAGAAGGCAGTAATGACATTGCGTATACGCTGCTGCTCAATAATGATTATCCAAGCTGGCTCTACGCCGTTGAGCTCGGTGCTACCACGATATGGGAGCGCTGGAACGCCATTCTTCCGGACGGTTCTCTCAGCAGCACCGGCATGAATTCACTTAATCATTACGCTTACGGAGCGGTAGTTGAGTGGATGTACCGACATGTCGCCGGACTAAATCCAGCGGAAGACAAGCCGGGCTTCCGACATGCCATCCTTGCTCCACAGCCTAATCTGCGTCTTCAGTGGGCTAAAGCCGTCGTCCATACGGCAGCAGGTTTGTATCGAAGCGAGTGGTCGATTGATGAAGCGGGCAAGCTTGTCTTTAGCTTCACGATTCCTTTCCATGCAACTGCCACGGTTCTACTGCCTGATGCCATCGTTTCAAATGTGATCATTAATGGCGTAAATCTGGATGAAAGCGAAATAGAAGGGGAGCAAGCAGGGGAGGCGGTCAGCCTACTGCTTGACAGCGGGATTTATGAATTGTCGTATGTTCCTAGTAAGCCTTATAAGAAAACATTCAGCACTCGAACCACTATTGATGAACTGCTGGGTGTAAAGGAAGCTAAAGCGATTCTTGTCGAGTTCATTCCTATTGCCGCTGCTATGACGCCTGGAATGGCGGGACCGATGGGAGCCGCTTCGATTAGAGATTTGGCATCCTATCCGGGTTATGAGGCAACCGAAGAGCAATTAAACAAACTGGATAAAGCGCTCAAAGCGATACCCATTAGCTAA
- a CDS encoding pyridoxamine 5'-phosphate oxidase family protein — protein sequence MDGVRYKIREVLDSDKIDAFLHKARIGHLGMVDGQLPYVVPLNFVWAKGKLYFHGAAGGRRNQVMSANSEVCFTVCEEYGTITDPVPAKTDTAYMSVMIFGKAELIDDLDEATYMLQEMLHKYVPGYYNRPLSKQHVDKYRSAIFQSPVQVYRVDPYHITAKANPIEEEKMYK from the coding sequence ATGGATGGAGTTCGTTACAAGATAAGAGAAGTGTTGGACAGTGACAAAATAGATGCTTTTTTGCATAAAGCGCGAATTGGTCATCTTGGCATGGTTGATGGTCAGCTGCCATATGTGGTTCCGCTTAATTTTGTCTGGGCAAAGGGGAAGCTTTATTTTCATGGAGCTGCAGGAGGGAGGCGCAATCAGGTCATGAGTGCGAATTCCGAGGTCTGTTTTACGGTTTGCGAAGAATATGGAACCATTACCGATCCCGTACCAGCTAAGACGGACACAGCATATATGAGTGTTATGATTTTTGGTAAGGCGGAGCTTATTGATGATCTGGATGAAGCTACATATATGCTGCAGGAAATGCTTCATAAATATGTGCCTGGCTACTATAACCGTCCGTTGTCCAAGCAGCATGTAGACAAATATAGGTCTGCCATATTCCAATCACCTGTTCAAGTCTACCGAGTTGATCCTTATCATATTACGGCGAAAGCAAATCCAATCGAGGAAGAAAAAATGTACAAATAA
- a CDS encoding response regulator: MYQLLIVDDERSVVDSLAFTIPWSDYGIDTVYPAYSAEEALHIAAKHTIDIMITDIRMPEMDGLELIHQLRRLSKKIRSIILSGHDEFEYAQKAISYGAESYLLKPVDIGELIKSVQVIIAAIEQEWTEFSSHQRLKRTLHANLPLLKDRLLNDLIQQKAISQEMLQERLSLLDISFQTGDPFIMMLVRLDEQFAEYDLDSLSLLEYAVTNIAQEVFQDLFELWHCTTDAGYLVFLIKSKEQETLTLVDSSAVKLQKHVQRFLKGSLTICISGARSFPDHIQDTYHKSVISIQRNVGGHKSYFLKTDETVVEHEENRLLPLYDLPLLPSMLESGKWDKALGILNRALGMNTELEPSHDQLLAIVLLVSSALATTFSEQNGPLEEQLGEEFNLLLRKKSQLSRQRVWEWAEKTIIGLRDQSAIQLEDSHQLIASRVRSFIEEHLAEGISLQSVADFIGLHPVYLSKVYKTVTSETIGDYLYAVRMERAAYLLKNSDLKIADVSSQIGFLAAPHFIKIFKKHYGATPQEYRNKT, translated from the coding sequence ATGTACCAGCTATTAATTGTCGATGATGAGCGCTCTGTTGTGGATAGTCTCGCCTTTACCATTCCGTGGAGCGATTATGGCATTGACACCGTTTATCCTGCCTATTCGGCAGAGGAAGCGCTGCACATTGCTGCCAAGCATACGATCGACATTATGATTACCGATATCCGAATGCCGGAAATGGATGGGCTGGAGCTCATTCACCAGCTTCGCCGCCTGTCCAAGAAAATCCGCTCCATTATATTATCCGGGCATGATGAATTTGAATATGCCCAGAAGGCGATCAGCTACGGTGCAGAAAGCTATTTACTCAAACCGGTAGACATTGGGGAATTAATTAAATCCGTGCAAGTGATCATTGCCGCCATCGAACAGGAATGGACCGAATTCAGCTCGCATCAGCGACTGAAGCGCACCTTGCATGCCAATCTTCCGCTGCTAAAAGACCGATTGCTAAACGATCTCATTCAGCAAAAGGCGATCAGCCAGGAAATGCTGCAAGAGCGGCTGTCGTTGCTTGACATCTCCTTCCAGACGGGCGATCCGTTTATCATGATGCTGGTCAGGCTGGATGAGCAGTTCGCGGAATATGACCTGGATTCCCTTTCTCTGCTTGAATATGCTGTGACTAATATCGCGCAGGAAGTATTTCAGGATCTCTTTGAGCTGTGGCATTGCACAACGGATGCCGGCTATTTAGTCTTTTTGATCAAAAGCAAGGAGCAGGAGACTTTAACCTTAGTTGATTCTTCGGCAGTCAAGCTGCAAAAACATGTGCAGCGATTTCTGAAGGGCTCGCTGACAATCTGTATTAGCGGAGCTAGATCTTTTCCCGACCATATACAGGACACTTATCATAAAAGCGTAATCTCCATCCAGCGCAACGTCGGCGGTCACAAAAGCTACTTCCTGAAGACGGATGAAACGGTCGTGGAACATGAGGAGAATAGGCTCCTCCCCTTATACGATTTGCCTTTGCTGCCTAGTATGCTGGAATCAGGAAAGTGGGATAAAGCACTTGGCATACTGAACCGGGCACTTGGCATGAATACAGAGCTTGAGCCCTCGCACGACCAACTGCTCGCTATCGTGCTGCTGGTGTCCTCCGCACTAGCGACGACGTTCTCGGAACAGAACGGACCATTGGAGGAGCAGCTCGGAGAGGAGTTTAACTTGCTGCTCCGCAAGAAAAGCCAATTATCGCGACAGCGGGTATGGGAATGGGCGGAGAAAACCATCATCGGACTGAGGGACCAATCAGCTATACAGTTAGAGGATTCGCACCAGTTGATTGCCTCGAGGGTTCGCAGCTTTATCGAGGAGCACTTGGCTGAAGGCATCTCCCTGCAATCCGTGGCGGATTTTATCGGCCTGCATCCGGTATACCTCTCGAAAGTGTATAAAACCGTAACCAGCGAGACCATCGGCGATTACCTTTATGCTGTGCGAATGGAACGCGCTGCCTACCTGCTCAAAAATTCCGATTTGAAAATTGCCGATGTCAGCAGCCAAATCGGCTTTCTAGCCGCACCCCATTTTATCAAAATATTTAAGAAACATTATGGCGCCACTCCGCAAGAATACCGCAATAAAACATAA
- a CDS encoding glucose 1-dehydrogenase produces MSHEGKVIIVTGAAGGIGRASALKLAASGAKVTVVDFNEEAGRETLQLLKEQGGEGIFVQADISKSADVQRYMDATLDTYGKIDCLFNNAGIIQKFSLLQDIDEDHFDRIINVNLKGVFLGMKYALKVMDKQGYGNIINTASTTGVRAEHSLAAYTASKHGVIGLTKGAALEYVKKGIRVNAICPGGVATGITASVPQQLQESGYVPEEFPNMRMGRYAEPQELADVVAFLSSDASSYMTGSIVLVDGGLTL; encoded by the coding sequence TTGTCTCATGAGGGAAAAGTGATCATTGTTACTGGAGCGGCTGGTGGAATTGGCAGGGCAAGTGCGCTTAAGCTGGCTGCAAGCGGAGCTAAGGTAACTGTTGTTGATTTCAATGAAGAGGCTGGCCGGGAAACGCTTCAATTGCTCAAAGAACAGGGCGGAGAAGGGATCTTCGTACAGGCGGATATTTCCAAAAGCGCGGATGTGCAGCGTTACATGGACGCAACGCTTGATACGTATGGCAAAATCGACTGCCTGTTCAATAATGCGGGCATCATCCAGAAGTTTTCGCTGCTGCAGGACATTGACGAGGACCATTTCGACCGTATCATCAATGTAAATCTCAAAGGTGTCTTTCTTGGTATGAAGTATGCACTGAAAGTAATGGACAAGCAGGGCTATGGCAATATTATTAATACAGCTTCAACAACTGGCGTACGGGCTGAACACAGCCTTGCAGCGTATACAGCGAGCAAGCATGGTGTAATTGGTTTGACAAAGGGAGCAGCCCTCGAATATGTGAAGAAGGGCATTAGAGTAAACGCGATTTGTCCGGGCGGAGTAGCGACTGGCATTACGGCAAGCGTGCCGCAGCAGCTTCAGGAAAGCGGTTATGTGCCGGAGGAGTTCCCGAACATGCGGATGGGACGATATGCTGAGCCTCAAGAGCTGGCGGATGTAGTAGCTTTTCTGTCTTCAGACGCTTCAAGCTATATGACCGGCTCCATTGTTTTGGTTGATGGTGGTTTGACGCTGTAG
- a CDS encoding nucleotidyltransferase domain-containing protein: MYTHHKQSLDKFVESLQSDPNLLAVITAGSIAKGTAKETSDIDVYLLVTDQDFEERKKTYALAYTTHEFCNYEDGYIDVKIINMRFLELAAEKGSEPTRASFTGSQAVYSIVPGLNELLAKIPVYPEHNRNQNIKDFQAQVLLYGYYFAGEAVKKNNPYLLSQVVSNLVLFGSRIILAHNRILFPCHKSMMAEVEKAPEKPDTFLELAHELLLNPTHEKCMELTEVILGFLDQELSSEQAVTRFIQNNEWNWIDQSPPLQDR; encoded by the coding sequence ATGTATACGCACCATAAGCAATCACTGGACAAATTCGTAGAATCGCTGCAATCTGATCCAAATCTATTAGCCGTAATAACGGCTGGCTCTATCGCGAAAGGTACGGCCAAGGAGACATCGGATATCGACGTATATTTGCTTGTCACGGATCAAGATTTTGAAGAGCGGAAGAAAACCTATGCGTTGGCTTACACGACTCATGAATTTTGCAATTATGAAGATGGCTATATCGATGTCAAAATCATCAATATGCGGTTTTTGGAGTTGGCCGCCGAGAAAGGCAGCGAGCCAACTCGCGCTTCTTTTACAGGTTCACAGGCTGTCTACTCCATCGTTCCAGGACTAAATGAACTGCTCGCCAAAATCCCCGTATATCCCGAGCACAATAGAAACCAAAACATTAAAGATTTCCAAGCACAGGTGCTGCTTTACGGTTATTATTTTGCAGGGGAAGCCGTTAAAAAGAATAATCCTTACCTGCTGTCCCAAGTCGTCAGCAATCTGGTGTTATTCGGAAGCCGAATTATTTTGGCGCATAATCGCATATTGTTTCCTTGCCACAAGTCCATGATGGCTGAGGTCGAGAAAGCTCCAGAAAAACCAGATACCTTTCTCGAGCTTGCCCATGAGCTCCTATTAAACCCGACTCATGAAAAATGCATGGAATTAACCGAAGTCATACTAGGTTTTCTAGACCAGGAATTATCATCTGAGCAGGCGGTCACTCGATTTATTCAGAACAATGAATGGAACTGGATCGATCAGTCCCCTCCTTTGCAAGATAGATAG
- a CDS encoding TetR/AcrR family transcriptional regulator, whose translation MLDAKSRYEQERRSIKSMREESIMEAAKRLFVRKGFDKTTMQEIADEVPLGIATIFRYFPKKEKLIVAVASAIIASQSEVFRSVSEINGNCLEKLSYLFDLFISFHQEKHRENIQLIEAFDSWAYLPHEQADMLEEYHSIFESNKLLFKMLIEQGREDGSIRNDISVDDTLMTMINVFGSFAKKVSMSYNLVIFKDNAGTIGQLQVLKTVFLDYLRPPGNA comes from the coding sequence ATGTTGGACGCAAAAAGCAGGTATGAGCAGGAACGGCGCAGCATTAAATCAATGCGCGAGGAAAGCATTATGGAAGCAGCTAAGAGGCTGTTTGTCCGCAAGGGCTTCGATAAAACAACGATGCAGGAGATTGCGGATGAAGTGCCGCTTGGTATCGCCACCATCTTTCGTTATTTTCCCAAAAAAGAGAAGCTGATCGTTGCGGTCGCAAGCGCCATTATCGCTTCCCAGTCAGAAGTCTTCCGCTCGGTGAGCGAAATAAACGGCAATTGCCTGGAAAAACTCAGCTATCTATTTGATCTGTTCATTTCATTCCATCAAGAGAAACACCGCGAGAACATACAACTGATTGAAGCTTTTGATAGCTGGGCTTACTTACCTCATGAGCAGGCGGATATGCTTGAGGAATATCATTCCATTTTTGAGAGCAACAAGCTGCTATTTAAAATGCTTATCGAACAGGGCCGAGAGGACGGCTCTATTCGCAATGATATTTCCGTTGATGATACGTTAATGACCATGATCAATGTGTTCGGCAGTTTTGCCAAAAAAGTATCGATGTCCTACAACTTGGTCATTTTCAAAGATAATGCAGGGACAATTGGCCAGCTTCAAGTGTTGAAGACCGTGTTTCTGGACTATTTGCGGCCACCGGGCAATGCTTGA